The genomic interval atctGTCCGGTACTTGATATAACCACATCGTACCTAACCTGATGTTGTCCATATTTCCAAATACACATGTTGATAATACAAAATATCTCAAAATGCCTTTTGACAGAAATAatatgcaataaataaattaatgtatgAGTTGTAAGCCTTGAAATTTCATGatttgtgtattatatgtgTGAGGGGATCAAATTACTGCTTACTAgaaaagatgatgatgatgatgatgatgatgatgatgatgatgatgatgatgatgatgattaaggTTATTAGGTGGTGATGATACAACAGCACACTCATGTACTCTGTCAGTGATACATATTATTACTCTTATGGTCTGAAAGAAATTGCCTTGTTGGTCACATGGATACACCAAACTAGTCCAACGAAATATATATGCTAACAGTAGTCTCCAGTACTCTTATTTGATGATGATGCAGCGTAAACATTTGGTATATGACATGAAGTCTGAGTTTAATAAAACAGGTTTACTGCAAAAATGCAATCATTTTTTGGTTGATCAAATCAGCATTCAAATGCCAATCAGGCCTAAATTAGCAGCACACTGTACATCCTGTCCATAAGTACAGcttaagtaaaaaataaaaaagtcttaAGACCAAGAGAACAGAATACTGTCACTGCAATGTCACTACCAAACAGTTTTGAAATCCGAAGAGATTCGCAAGCATTAAACACATCTGTCACTCTCAGGACAAGTGCATATTAGACTTCATCATTCTTTTAATTGTTTGACCTTCTTATCAGACAGTCTTATACAGTTATATGTAAATGATTTGTTTGAATTGAAACCAAAAGCCTCAAAAAGACAGTCATGCAAGTGTACTGGAGCCAAGAACAGTCATAGTTATAACATTGCAGTCCTAcgtaaatgtctttttttttcttttttacatatAAGGCACAGCAAGAAATATGGAATGCAACCCCATCAAGGAAAgcagtaaaataaatatatgcaaGTAAATGCTGAATTATTCAGATTACAGCATAAAACTGAATAAGTCAATAGAAAATATatgataaatatataaatcCAGACACTGATTTATTAATAGTTACATTTATAGGGATTTAATTAACCAATATTACTAGTTTGCAAAAATCAGCTGAAATCATTGAGGCTGGTTAGCAGTAATGGTCTATGACTAGCATTTTCCAattttccaattttttttttctataaggAATCTTATCTTATGTGGACAGGTTTTTCCCAACAATACATTGAGATAAAAGGAGAAGAATTCCAAATGATTCCAAATGTTGCCTCTGTTTCACATCACGTTAAACGTAATCTTAAATCTGTTCACCCATTTAATTTGatgaattttaattaatttaattaatttggtATCTAGCATATTTAAGCAAAATACTGACATTTCTTTAAACAATATCCTAaattgttacactgtaaaaaaatgtttagaaaaaaagttacctggttgtcttaaaattttgagttcattgaaatcaaaattttgagttaatacaatgaaaaatttttgagattcgacaacctttattaaaatattattaaaagattttgtaagcatattgggtaattgtgtgtgtgttatttctgatgatgcagtgaaacatgcgaaatagtgctattttcatgatttatcaatttttttatgtggttcagatacaataatattttgagtttctatttattaaactaatttccttcattgtctcaactcaaagttttaatttcaataaactcacaattttaaggcaaccaggttacttacttttttaagttgaaccaacaaaaaccaaccacatttttttacagtgtacttacttCCAGTTATTCTATTCCCAACTATGGTTAGCACCAAATGGTCCATCTGATCAATTTCCTGACTAAGGTTTTAGCCATATTTGGTGTTAGCCACATTTAACTTCTGCATTGCTTGCAAAGCAAGTACAGTATAAAGAGCATGGATAGAACCAGAGACCTTTGCGTTCACAAGACCAGTCAAGTTTGCTTGTGGTGAGACAAAACTTTAATTTCTTTTTGAAGATTCATGAAAAAAGATGCCATCTTTTTGATAACCTGCATTAACTATTTCAGTAGTTTGTGCGCTTTTCAATACACAAGTTGCTAATTTGTTATAATGTAGtaatttagattaaaaaaaaaaaaaaacagttttaatGCATAATATCTTCCTGTGTGTATTACAGTGTTTCAGAAATTCATCAAACTTGTGGCAGTGTGGTAAGTtaacttaatatattttatgGGAAAATTaatactgaaaaatgtattagtgTTCTGGCCTTGTgtagaaatacacacacattttatttaacatcCATGTTTGACTAGAGGGTTCCTCAAATCTGCCCTGTTTAGTTCAAACCGTGATCAGATCTACCTGTAATTTTCCAGTATCTCTGAATACCTCGATTAGCTTGCTCAGATGTCTTTGATTAACTGATTAAAACTCTGAAGGGCAGTGGCCTTTCAGGGCTGGATTTGACATGCAAGATCCTTGATTTTACTTATTGTAGACAATTAGTGATCAAATGCCTGTCAATTTACACAGTTTACCTATGGTTGCGACAATCTTTAAATTCCAGAAGTAAGCCGCCACCATGAGTACGGACGCGGAGATGGCCATTTATGGCAAGGCTGCCATTTACCTCCGTAAGCCTGAGAAGGAGAGAATCGAGGCTCAGAGCAAACCATTTGATGCCAAGACTGCCTGCTATGTGGCTGATGAGAAAGAGTTGTACCTCAAGGGAACGATCAAGAGCAAAGATGGTGGCAAAGTCACAGTTGTTTTGCTTGACACTAAGGAGGTACATttacacatttaatttaaactgGATGCTCAATCTAAATAAATAATCGTCTCGATAAATCTAAGATTGACTGGATAATATTTATAGGAGAGAGTTGCTAAGGAGGATGATGTCCACCCAATGAATCCTCCCAAGTTTGACAAGATTGAGGACATGGCCATGATGACCCATCTCAATGAAGCCTCTGTGCTGTATAACCTCAAAGAGCGTTATGCTGCATGGATGATCTACGTAAGTTCTCaaacaacataaaaaattaatctaaattCATTTTGTGCTTTTGCAATCTGACGACTCCTCTGTTCATTTCAGACCTACTCTGGACTCTTCTGTGCAACTGTGAACCCCTACAAGTGGCTCCCAGTGTATGATGCTGAAGTTGTGTCTGCCTACAGAGGCAAAAAGCGTATGGAGGCCCCACCCCACATCTTCTCTGTCTCTGACAACGCCTATCAATTCATGCTGTGTGGTAAGATCTGATTTATGAGATCTGAATTATATAAGTTGAAATTCACATTTATAGTTTTATAAAACAATTGCTTAAATATTATTATGTTTCAATTAACAGACAGAGAGAACCAGTCTGTCCTGATTACGTATGTATCAAGTCTTCAACTAGAAATGTTGATCATTTATATTTTTCTCTTGTGGAACTTCCTCGTGTCTTATCATCTTCTGTCTTCTAATCTCTCATAAACCAGTGGAGAATCTGGTGCTGGAAAGACTGTGAACACCAAACGTGTCATCCAGTACTTTGCCACAATTGCAGTGGCAGGTGGTGAGAAGAAGAAAGACCAGACTCCAGGCAAAATGCAGGTATGAGATATATAAATATGTCATGTATATTATTTTGAAAGATTGTGATTTACATTCACCTCACAAACTATATGATATGAAAATTTGTGAAATGTCTATAAACAGTGTTAATTCAtgaaatagaaaataaataaaaaccattCAAACAACACAGGGCTCTCTTGAGGACCAGATCATTGCTGCCAACCCTCTGCTTGAGGCTTATGGTAATGCCAAGACTGTGAGAAATGACAACTCATCTCGTTTTGTAAGTTTACCACTTTCAGTTACAGTTAAAGTTGGTCAGTTCTGTTTGCTTTTTCTATACAGATTTCTATAAAgtgatttttaatattattatttatttataacactaTTTTGTTTTAAACAGGGTAAATTCATCAGAATTCACTTCGGTACATCTGGAAAACTGGCTAGTGCTGACATTGAGACATGTAGGTGGACATGATTTTATTGATCCATCCTGCACATTTGTCTTTGTCTGTCACTCTTCAGATGATTGTGACTCAAGTACATTCTCTCAACAGATCTGCTGGAGAAGTCTAGAGTGTCATTCCAGCTTCCAGATGAGAGAGGCTACCACATCTTCTACCAGATGATGACCAACCATAAGCCTGAGCTGATTGGTAAGCACAAATGTTTCATTCCATGTTTAAATTCCAGATAATATTGTAAGATACTCTTTCATAAATGCTGTGTATTTTACAGAAATGACACTCATCACCACCAACCCCTATGACTTCCCCATGTGCAGTCAGGGTCAGATCACAGTGGCCAGCATTGATGATACAGTGGAGCTGGATGCTACTGATGTGAGTCATTGCTGTTTGAATAGTGGCATATTCTGTTTAACTATGGCAGATCCTAGAGCTCATTCTTCTCTGTAATTTTCAGAGTGCTATTGACATTCTCGGCTTTAGTAATGAGGAGAAAATGGGCATCTACAAGTTCACTGGAGCTGTGCTTCATCATGGCAACATGAAGTTCAAGCAGAAGCAGCGTGAGGAGCAGGCTGAGCCTGATGGCACAGAGGGtgagaataaattatatataattttttttttttttttttttacaaataaaaggttTTAGTAGTTTTAGTTTTCAAGGCAAGAAAATAAATGGATTTTGTAACTTTTTAATTGCAGAGGCTGACAAAGTTGCCTACCTTCTGGGTTTGAACTCTGCTGATATGCTGAAGGCTTTGTGCTACCCCAGAGTCAAGGTCGGAAATGAGTTTGTGACCAAAGGCCAGACCGTGCCACAGGTATGTAGAATTTGTTCAATCTGACTTAATGCAAAAGCAACAAAAGTATaagtatttaatataatatccaATCTATTCTACAGGTGTATAACTCTGTTAGTGCCTTGGCCAAATCTATCTATGAGAGGATGTTCTTGTGGATGGTCATTCGTATCAACCAGATGTTGGACACAAAACAACAAAGAAATTTCTACATTGGTGTGCTGGATATTGCTGGCTTTGAGATCTTCGACGTAAGAATAATTCTTTGATctctttttatttcaaattgAATCATATTCAGTATTCAGTCAGtaaatgtttctgttttttttcttcccattAGTACAACAGCATGGAGCAGCTGTGCATCAACTTCACCAATGAGAAACTTCAACAGTTTTTCAACCACACTATGTTTGTGCTGGAACAAGAGGAATACAAGAAGGAGGGCATTATTTGGGAGTTTATTGACTTCGGCATGGACTTGGCTGCTTGCATTGAGCTCATtgagaaggtttttttttaacctgtttTTGAACTTATTAATTACCATTAATGGTCTATTCTCAAAAGCAtgcatttttattcattaaacaaCATTCCTTTCTAAACAGCCCATGGGTATCTTCTCCATCCTTGAAGAGGAGTGCATGTTCCCCAAGGCTACAGACACTTCCTTCAAGAACAAGCTGTATGATCAGCATCTTGGCAAGAACAAAGCTTTTGAGAAACCAAAGCCTGCCAAAGGCAAGGCTGAAGCCCACTTCTCCCTGGTTCACTACGCTGGAACTGTGGACTACAACATCACTGGCTGGCTGGACAAGAACAAGGATCCACTGAACGAGTCTGTTTTGCAGCTGTACCAGAAGTCTTCTGTTAAACTGCTGGCTACTCTCTACCCACCTGTTGTTGAGGGTAATAAACTGTGTGAACATGATTATGTACATCACCAAACTTTGAATCAGTTTTGCACTGTTCTCTTGTTATTactttaaatgttttcttttgtcTCTTTATCTGAATAGAGACTGGTGGCGGAAAGAAGGGAGGCAAGAAGAAGGGTGGCTCCATGCAGACTGTGTCTTCTCAGTTCAGAGTATGTCTTTGTTAGAGACCAAATGTGAATAATGATGCAATTGAAAGGACTTAAGATGCATTGACTGTACATCACCTTGCTTGAGTTTATATCAGAGAAATCAACAACTGAATGCTGAATCTTTTCATGATTAAACAGGAGAACTTGGGCAAGCTCATGACCAACTTGAGGAGCACTCACCCTCACTTTGTGCGTTGCCTGATTCCCAATGAGTCCAAGACTCCAGGTAAAGTAAAAAAGAGCTCACAGATATTCTCATATTAATACAATATTTATTGTATATAATGATAATGTTAATTTACCAAGCTCATGATATAAACTGTTCATTATAGGTCTCATGGAGAACTTCCTTGTTATCCACCAGCTGAGGTGTAACGGTGTACTTGAAGGTATCAGAATCTGCAGAAAGGGTTTCCCCAGCAGAATCCTCTATGCTGACTTCAAGCAGAGGTAAATGGGACTACATGAAAACACCATTTTACTGTAGGGCGCCCTTTATTTTGGAGATTtgaaacattttgataaatctTCCAATCTTCCATAGATACAAAGTGTTGAATGCCGGTGTTATCCCAGAGGGACAGTTTATGGATAACAAGAAGGCCAGTGAGAAACTCCTGGGATCCATTGATGTTAATCATGATGAGTACAGATTTGGACACACAAAGGTCAATTTTCAGCTTTACAACTTTCAAGATTCACTGATCATGATCATTTAGCCTATACAGATAAaccaatacatttttatttactgTTTTACATAAATTCAGGTGTTTTTCAAAGCTGGTCTTCTGGGTACTCTTGAGGAGATGCGTGATGAGAAACTGGCTGCTCTGGTCACAATGACTCAGGCTCTGTGCCGTGGCTACCTGATGAGGAGGGAGTTTGTGAAGATGACGGCAAGGAGGTAAGGAATTTCATGAAAGGAAAAAAGTATAAAGCTTTTCAGTGGGGAATTTTAAAACAATGACCAAATCAAACATATTTGTGTTTTATCAAACATAAGCCATTTTAATTTATAGTGTTTATGGGTTATCAATACAAACAATTTAAGggtatttaaaaatattctATACAAATATGTTTGATCCATAAAGTGAaggaagtatttttttttatataattctgCATTTGATCATCCCAATTGTTTCATCAGGGATGCAATTTACACCATCCAATACAACATCCGCTCATTCATGAATGTCAAACACTGGCCATGGATGAAGGTTTACTACAAGATTAAGCCTCTGCTGAAGAGTGCTGAGACTGAGAAGGAGCTGGCAACTATGAAAGAGGACTTTACAAAATGCAAAGAAGATCTTGTCAAGGCTGAAGCCAAAAAGAAGGAGCTTGAAGAGAAGATGGTATCACTGCTGCAAGAGAAAAATGATCTCCAGCTGCAAGTAGCATCTGTGAGTATTCTTGAACTGAATTAATTAAATTTAGCCTCCATTCGCCGGTGTAATGCTGTTTCCAATGATATAGCAACCTATGTTTAACAGGAATCTGAGAATCTCTCAGATGCTGAGGAGAGGTGTGAGGGTCTGATCAAAAGCAAAATTCAGCTTGAAGCTAAACTCAAAGAGACAACTGAGAGACTGGAGGATGAGGAAGAAATCAATGCTGAGCTGACAGCTAAGAAGAGGAAACTGGAGGATGAGTGCTCTGAGCTGAAGAAAGACATTGATGACCTCGAGCTCACCTTGGCTAAAGTGGAGAAGGAGAAACATGCCACTGAGAATAAGGTTGgagattgagttgttttaagaATAGACTTAGTCTCAGTTTTAAATGTTGATATAGAATATAAATGGTAAAATATAAGCTTACtgaaaccaaacaaaaaaaataaaataataatcacaCAGGTCAAGAACTTGACTGAGGAAATGGCAGCTCAGGATGAGAGCATTGCTAAGCTTACGAAGGAGAAGAAAGCCCTCCAAGAGGCACATCAGCAGACACTGGATGATCTTCAGGCCGAGGAGGACAAAGTCAACACCCTGACCAAATCCAAGACAAAACTTGAGCAGCAAGTTGATGATGTGAGTTGATTGTGCAAACATGTTATTAAttaactgtgtttatatgttattTATCACTGtgaacatatattttatatatcctTGTCCTGTAGCTTGAGGGTTCCCTTGAACAAGAGAAGAAGCTCCGAATGGATCTTGAGAGAGCCAAGAGAAAGCTTGAAGGAGACCTGAAATTAGCCCAGGAGTCCATCATGGACCTGGAGAATGACAAGCAGcaatctgatgagaagctgaagaAGTAAGAATTCTTTGCAAATTCTTATAAAAATAAtggttttcatttatttcagatGATTCATTGTTTTCCCCATTTACACACAGAAAAGACTTTGAAACGAGTCAGCTGCTTAGCAAGATAGAAGATGAACAATCCCTGGGTGCTCAACTCCAAAAGAAGATCAAGGAGCTTCAGGTATTTTTAGATTTCAGcttcagtgtttttcaaacaTTATGATCCttatgatcaaacacagatcaAATACtaatcattgtattaactactGTCTTCAATAGGCTCGCATTGAAGAACTGGAGGAAGAGATTGAGGCTGAGCGCGCTGCTCGGGCTAAGGTTGAGAAGCAAAGAGCTGATCTCTCCAGGGAACTTGAGGAGATCAGTGAGAGGCTTGAGGAGGCTGGAGGAGCCACTGCTGCTCAGATCGAGATGAATAAGAAGAGAGAAGCTGAATTCCAGAAGCTGCGTCGTGATCTTGAAGAGTCCACCCTCCAGCATGAAGCTACTGCTGCTGCCCTCCGCAAGAAGCAGGCAGACAGTGTGGCTGAGCTAGGAGAGCAAATCGACAACCTGCAGCGTGTCAAGCAGAAGCttgagaaagagaagagtgaaTACAAAATGGAGATTGATGATCTTTCCAGTAACATGGAGGCTGTTGCCAAAGCAAAGGTTGGAGAACTGattctatttttttaaacaaaatatctCAAATGGTTAAGattcttaaaaataataatcaaatgtTTTTACAGGCTAATCTTGAGAAGTTGTGCCGCACACTTGAGGACCAACTTAGTGAAATTAAGTCCAAGAATGACGAGAACCTTCGTCAGATAAATGACCTCAGTGCTCAAAGAGCAAGACTTCAAACTGAAAATGGTAACAAGTGGCACTAAAGctcaacaatataaatatatttttgatttccTAGGCTAACAAATGACTTACATTAACACAAACCTACAGTTACACAACTGTTTACACACTAGCTGTAGTACACAAGAGATAATGTTGGATACGCCATTtttcaaacatgactttaaaCATGTTACAGCCAAACAGAAACAAGACTTATAGTAGAGCACTAAAACCTACAAAGACTATAAAGAATAAGCACTACTGTCCTAAAAACAATATATctcaattaatattaatttaagccATTTTCCTCACCATCATTTTgtcttaaacattttttttttgtaaatgtaaatttcaaAAGGTGAGTTTGGGCGTCAGCTGGAGGAGAAGGAGGCTCTGGTTTCTCAGCTCACCAGAGGCAAACAAGCTTTCACTCAGCAAATTGAGGAGCTGAAGAGGCAGATTGAAGAGGAGGTTAAGGTAAAACAGCATAAACAATACACACTTTACTGTAATTAATTTACTGTAGAGACAAACTAATATTATGTGACTTTGACTCCTAGGCTAAAAATGCACTGGCCCATGGTGTGCAATCAGCCCGTCATGACTGTGACCTGCTCCGTGAGCAGTTTGAGGAAGAGCAGGAGGCAAAGGCTGAGCTGCAGCGGGGAATGTCAAAGGCCAACAGTGAGGTTGCTCAATGGAGAACCAAATATGAAACTGATGCCATCCAGCGCACTGAGGAGCTTGAAGAGTCTAAGTATGTATATTAGTGTATAATAGTCCTAATTGTCACAGCTGTTTTATAGATTAGAATTCAAAATAATGTGTATTACTTTACAGGAAGAAGCTGGCTCAGCGTCTGCAAGAGGCAGAGGAACAAATTGAGGCAGTGAACTCCAAATGTGCATCTCTGGAGAAGACCAAACAGAGACTCCAGGGTGAGGTGGAGGACCTCATGATTGATGTGGAGAGAGCCAATGGCTTGGCTGCTAACCTTGACAAGAAGCAGAGGAACTTTGACAAGGTAAACAAATTGTTTTGAGTCATTATATGATATTTTCTTTTGTAAAGTATTGCTGGAATGGGCTTTGTTAAACATGCTATAAACAAACCGATCCTAAAACATCTCTACTAAAGGTCTTGGCAGAATGGAAGCAGAAATATGAGGAAGGTCAGGCAGAGCTGGAAGGTGCCCAGAAAGAGGCTCGTTCACTCAGCACTGAACTGTTCAAGATGAAGAACTCCTATGAGGAGAGTCTGGATCAGCTGGAGACCCTCAAGAGAGAGAACAAGAATCTGCAGCGTAAGAATGAAACCATTAAATTAGAAAATACATTAGTGTTCTTATTCTAAATGAGCATTAAAAAGTAAACACATGATTATGATTTGAGATAATATTTTGTTTCTTTCTATAGAGGAAATTTCAGATCTGACAGAACAGTTAGGTGAGACTGGTAAGAGCATCCATGAGCTGGAAAAGGCCAAGAAGACAGTGGAGACTGAGAAGGCAGAGATTCAGACCGCCCTGGAGGAGGCTGAAGTCAGTATCTGGAGAGCAATATGGAATTCTTGCTAGAATTGTCATATTGTGGTGTTAATAAATACTTTCATTCTgatatttaaatgttgttttatttttcatagGGCACCCTGGAGCACGAGGAGTCCAAGATTCTTCGTGTCCAGCTTGAGCTAAACCAGATCAAAGGAGAGATTGACAGGAAGCTTGCAGAGAAGGATGAGGAGATGGAGCAGATCAAGAGGAACAGCCAGAGAGTAATTGAATCCATGCAgggcactctggactctgaagtCAGAAGCAGGAATGATTCCCTGAGAATCAAGAAGAAGATGGAGGGAGACCTTAATGAGATGGAGATTCAGCTGAGCCATGCCAATCGCCAGGCTGCTGAGGCCCAGAAACAACTCAGGAATGTTCAGGGACAACTCAAGGTATGTAACATCTGTTTGACTTTGGGATGTATTCATATGTTTGTTTAATCTAACTTTTGTTAGGTTAAGGTCATCAGAAACCAGATTGAAAGTCTATTCTAAAGTTATTGTTTTGTTCAGGATGCCCAACTGCACCTTGATGATGCCCAGAGAGGACAGGAAGACATGAAGGAGCAGGTGGCCATGGTGGAGCGCAGAAACACTCTGATGCAGTCTGAGATTGAGGAGCTGAGAGCTGCTCTGGAGCAGACAGAGAGAAGCCGCAAAGTGGCTGAACAAGAGCTGGTGGATGCCAGTGAGCGTGTTGGGCTGCTGCACTCTCAGGTAAGGACATTTTGGTTTTACCATGAAAAAAGGGGTCATATGATGATAttgatgatattttttttttgtattggtGTAATAACTGCCTTTGATTAGTCATAGCAAATAATACTTTAACAAATAATACAACTCTGCTTCAGACACGCCATATTGCCCTAGCAAAGTTGGAATTGCCCCATCTTTATTTTAGAAATAATATATTCTAAAATAAGACGGTCTTCGACACGGTCTTGTACTTTCCCAGGTTCACATCAGGAAACTTCCCTTCTTAAAgtacactgcacacacacacccatttGGGTTTTAAATCTTAACCACTGATTTCTAATTGAGTCCACTTTTGAAAGGGGAAATAACAAGCTGCTGTTCCTTTCGCATAGAAATGTAAGGTCCATCCGTTAGCCCAAGGACGGAATCTAACGGCCTGGTCGAAAGACTTCTGCGTGTAAGActtttcagtatttttttaaaagcacttaatttattcatatcGAATTTTAAATCCGACTCCATTAATAATTTTGATCTGACTCCAACTGTATGTGGTTTCGTTAAGTTTGTTGCGTTTATAAAGTGATGGCTGATTAAAGAATTAGTTGTGATGAAATTTAGATTGTTGATTTTCTTTGTATTTCTTATCTTCATTATTCGTTCCTCCAAGGGACCAGGAGTCACTCAGAGGATAATGCTCgcaaaattaataattaattacattaccTCACCGACACAAATTAGCCAGTTCTGTTATAATGGAGGATTGCAAAGTGAAGTATTTTACCTTTAAGTGAGTCGCACATGCTTACTCACAACAACAAGTGTAATTGGAACAATAATGCAAACTGCAACATATTAATAACAGCGacagtcagaaatcagattGCCCCTCATGT from Pseudorasbora parva isolate DD20220531a chromosome 3, ASM2467924v1, whole genome shotgun sequence carries:
- the LOC137071051 gene encoding myosin heavy chain, fast skeletal muscle-like is translated as MNPPKFDKIEDMAMMTHLNEASVLYNLKERYAAWMIYTYSGLFCATVNPYKWLPVYDAEVVSAYRGKKRMEAPPHIFSVSDNAYQFMLCDRENQSVLITGESGAGKTVNTKRVIQYFATIAVAGGEKKKDQTPGKMQGSLEDQIIAANPLLEAYGNAKTVRNDNSSRFGKFIRIHFGTSGKLASADIETYLLEKSRVSFQLPDERGYHIFYQMMTNHKPELIEMTLITTNPYDFPMCSQGQITVASIDDTVELDATDSAIDILGFSNEEKMGIYKFTGAVLHHGNMKFKQKQREEQAEPDGTEEADKVAYLLGLNSADMLKALCYPRVKVGNEFVTKGQTVPQVYNSVSALAKSIYERMFLWMVIRINQMLDTKQQRNFYIGVLDIAGFEIFDYNSMEQLCINFTNEKLQQFFNHTMFVLEQEEYKKEGIIWEFIDFGMDLAACIELIEKPMGIFSILEEECMFPKATDTSFKNKLYDQHLGKNKAFEKPKPAKGKAEAHFSLVHYAGTVDYNITGWLDKNKDPLNESVLQLYQKSSVKLLATLYPPVVEETGGGKKGGKKKGGSMQTVSSQFRENLGKLMTNLRSTHPHFVRCLIPNESKTPGLMENFLVIHQLRCNGVLEGIRICRKGFPSRILYADFKQRYKVLNAGVIPEGQFMDNKKASEKLLGSIDVNHDEYRFGHTKVFFKAGLLGTLEEMRDEKLAALVTMTQALCRGYLMRREFVKMTARRDAIYTIQYNIRSFMNVKHWPWMKVYYKIKPLLKSAETEKELATMKEDFTKCKEDLVKAEAKKKELEEKMVSLLQEKNDLQLQVASESENLSDAEERCEGLIKSKIQLEAKLKETTERLEDEEEINAELTAKKRKLEDECSELKKDIDDLELTLAKVEKEKHATENKVKNLTEEMAAQDESIAKLTKEKKALQEAHQQTLDDLQAEEDKVNTLTKSKTKLEQQVDDLEGSLEQEKKLRMDLERAKRKLEGDLKLAQESIMDLENDKQQSDEKLKKKDFETSQLLSKIEDEQSLGAQLQKKIKELQARIEELEEEIEAERAARAKVEKQRADLSRELEEISERLEEAGGATAAQIEMNKKREAEFQKLRRDLEESTLQHEATAAALRKKQADSVAELGEQIDNLQRVKQKLEKEKSEYKMEIDDLSSNMEAVAKAKANLEKLCRTLEDQLSEIKSKNDENLRQINDLSAQRARLQTENGEFGRQLEEKEALVSQLTRGKQAFTQQIEELKRQIEEEVKAKNALAHGVQSARHDCDLLREQFEEEQEAKAELQRGMSKANSEVAQWRTKYETDAIQRTEELEESKKKLAQRLQEAEEQIEAVNSKCASLEKTKQRLQGEVEDLMIDVERANGLAANLDKKQRNFDKVLAEWKQKYEEGQAELEGAQKEARSLSTELFKMKNSYEESLDQLETLKRENKNLQQEISDLTEQLGETGKSIHELEKAKKTVETEKAEIQTALEEAEGTLEHEESKILRVQLELNQIKGEIDRKLAEKDEEMEQIKRNSQRVIESMQGTLDSEVRSRNDSLRIKKKMEGDLNEMEIQLSHANRQAAEAQKQLRNVQGQLKDAQLHLDDAQRGQEDMKEQVAMVERRNTLMQSEIEELRAALEQTERSRKVAEQELVDASERVGLLHSQNTSLLNTKKKLEADLVQVQSEVDDTVQEARNAEEKAKKAITDAAMMAEELKKEQDTSAHLERMKKNLEVTVKDLQHRLDEAENLAMKGGKKQLQKLESRVRELEAEVEAEQRRGADAVKGVRKYERRVKELTYQTEEDKKNLNRLQDLVDKLQLKVKAYKRQAEESEEQANTHLSKLRKVQHEFEEAEERADIAESQVNKLRAKSRDAGKSKEAAE